The proteins below are encoded in one region of Aequorivita iocasae:
- a CDS encoding TraR/DksA family transcriptional regulator, whose product MTDTERTRYSDAELEEFRALLNDKIKKATEQLELIQSSYKNDSNNGTDDTSPTFKAFDEGSEVMSKEANSQLAIRQEKFIRDLKNALVRIENKTYGVCRVTGKLINKERLKLVPHATLSIEAKNMQK is encoded by the coding sequence ATGACAGATACAGAAAGAACCAGATATTCAGATGCCGAGCTGGAAGAATTTAGGGCACTTTTAAACGATAAAATAAAAAAGGCGACCGAACAATTAGAATTGATCCAGAGTTCGTATAAAAACGATAGCAATAATGGTACAGATGATACTTCGCCTACCTTTAAGGCTTTTGACGAAGGCAGCGAGGTTATGAGCAAAGAAGCAAACTCGCAGTTGGCCATTCGTCAGGAAAAGTTTATCCGCGACCTAAAAAATGCTTTGGTACGTATTGAAAACAAAACCTACGGAGTTTGTCGCGTAACAGGAAAGCTGATCAATAAGGAACGATTAAAACTTGTACCGCACGCTACTTTAAGCATTGAGGCAAAGAATATGCAGAAATAA
- a CDS encoding CD225/dispanin family protein, translating to METTTNQPMGPPPDNNLVWAILCTVLCCLPLGIVSIIKSTKVKELWAQGDTVGAQKAADEAKKWAIWGAVAAGIVWVLYVIFFVVIGLGGVFAGY from the coding sequence ATGGAAACAACCACTAATCAACCAATGGGTCCTCCGCCAGATAATAATCTGGTGTGGGCAATTTTATGTACTGTTTTATGCTGCCTGCCTTTAGGTATTGTCTCAATAATTAAATCTACAAAGGTGAAGGAACTTTGGGCACAAGGAGATACTGTTGGTGCTCAAAAAGCTGCTGATGAAGCCAAGAAATGGGCCATTTGGGGCGCAGTTGCCGCAGGTATTGTTTGGGTACTTTATGTAATATTTTTTGTCGTAATCGGTCTAGGTGGAGTTTTTGCGGGATACTAA
- a CDS encoding lipoprotein signal peptidase, translating to MSLKKATIIIVLILLIDQISKFYIKTHFALGDEIRVFDWFRILFVENEGMAWGAKIPGEYGKLFLTLFRIVAIAGIGYWLWDSVRKKMPGILIFCVALIFAGALGNIIDSVFYGIIFNDSHHQVATLFPETGGYGTLFHGKVVDMLYFPLYGGTLPDWFPIWGGEYFTFFDPVFNVADSSISIGVILLLIFNKKAFPNREPKTRILAQ from the coding sequence ATGAGCCTAAAAAAAGCCACAATTATTATTGTACTGATTTTACTGATAGATCAGATTTCAAAGTTTTATATCAAAACACATTTTGCTCTAGGCGATGAAATCCGCGTTTTCGATTGGTTCCGAATTCTTTTTGTTGAAAACGAAGGAATGGCATGGGGCGCAAAAATTCCCGGCGAATATGGAAAACTTTTTCTAACCCTTTTTAGAATTGTGGCTATTGCAGGAATAGGGTATTGGCTTTGGGATTCCGTTCGAAAAAAAATGCCGGGCATCTTGATTTTTTGTGTTGCCTTGATTTTTGCAGGTGCGCTGGGCAATATCATCGATTCAGTTTTTTACGGTATTATTTTCAATGATAGTCATCACCAGGTGGCAACGTTATTTCCAGAAACGGGAGGCTACGGAACTTTGTTTCACGGAAAAGTGGTAGATATGCTTTATTTTCCATTATATGGCGGTACTTTGCCCGATTGGTTTCCTATTTGGGGCGGGGAATATTTTACATTTTTTGACCCTGTATTCAACGTTGCGGATTCTTCCATTAGCATAGGGGTGATATTGTTGCTTATATTCAACAAAAAAGCATTCCCAAATCGGGAACCAAAAACAAGGATTTTGGCACAATAA
- a CDS encoding protein-disulfide reductase DsbD family protein, which yields MKKIFLLLLLSVISLASVQSQILDPVKWSTSVKKISETEYDLIAKASIEDKWHLYSQEVPPDGPLPTLFTFEENAAYKSVGKIKESKGITEKDPVFDMLITFFANSATFTKRIKLTGNKGATVKGEVEFMVCDDTRCLPPAYVDLVFEVPAPQKTETVVTTDNTDNTEAAEETPETVEGTVVIDTLLETNEVVKDTVKAVSDESLTALEQNRKQDKKGLWTIFFIAFLSGFAALLTPCVFPMIPMTVSFFTKQSKTRATGIRNAIIYGIAIIVIYVFLGAIVTWVFGADALNALSTNVWFNVLFFLLLVVFAFSFLGAFEIMLPNSWANKVDRQADRGGLIGIFFMALALAIVSFSCTGPIVGTLLVEAASKGGIAPFVGMFGFSLALALPFALFAAFPGWMNSLPKSGGWLNTVKVFLGFLELALAFKFLSNADLVLQLHWLEREVFLAIWIAIFGALALYLFGKIKLPHDSPLTHISVGRLSLGLVVLAFTVYMVPGLWGAPLKLISGFPPAMNYSESPYGVGYTKLGSGGSSTNQDFPEGAYLGPHDIISFHDYEDGLVYAKKVGKPVLIDFTGHACVNCRKMEERVWSDPKILNLLKEDIVLISLYVDDKRPLPDGEEIESKISGKKLRYIGQKWSEFQILKYKANAQPFYVLMDHNEENLVEPVGYTPDIEEYYGWLQKGVGAFKK from the coding sequence ATGAAAAAAATATTCCTTCTCCTACTTCTTTCTGTGATTTCACTAGCTTCCGTTCAATCACAAATACTTGATCCCGTAAAATGGTCAACTAGTGTAAAAAAAATATCTGAGACCGAATACGATCTTATTGCAAAGGCTTCAATTGAAGACAAATGGCACCTTTACTCTCAGGAAGTTCCACCTGATGGACCATTGCCAACGCTTTTTACGTTTGAGGAAAACGCCGCTTACAAATCTGTTGGAAAAATTAAGGAAAGCAAGGGCATAACTGAAAAAGATCCTGTTTTCGATATGCTAATTACTTTTTTTGCAAACAGCGCAACATTTACCAAACGCATAAAATTAACGGGCAATAAAGGCGCTACTGTAAAAGGCGAGGTAGAATTCATGGTGTGCGATGACACACGATGCTTGCCGCCGGCGTATGTTGATTTGGTTTTTGAGGTACCTGCCCCCCAAAAAACCGAAACCGTTGTTACTACTGATAACACTGATAACACTGAAGCAGCGGAAGAAACCCCTGAAACGGTAGAAGGTACTGTGGTAATCGACACCTTACTGGAGACTAATGAAGTAGTAAAGGATACTGTTAAAGCAGTTTCAGACGAGTCACTTACGGCGCTTGAGCAAAATAGAAAACAAGATAAAAAAGGCCTTTGGACCATCTTTTTTATTGCTTTCCTTTCAGGTTTTGCGGCATTGTTAACTCCATGTGTGTTCCCAATGATTCCTATGACCGTAAGTTTTTTTACAAAGCAAAGCAAAACCCGCGCAACCGGTATCAGAAATGCTATAATTTATGGTATTGCAATAATTGTAATCTACGTTTTTCTTGGAGCAATTGTTACTTGGGTTTTTGGAGCAGATGCACTGAATGCCCTCTCTACCAATGTGTGGTTTAACGTACTTTTCTTTTTGCTTTTGGTTGTGTTTGCATTTTCATTTTTGGGCGCTTTTGAAATTATGCTTCCTAATTCGTGGGCAAATAAAGTAGATAGACAAGCTGATCGCGGCGGATTGATAGGTATTTTCTTTATGGCGCTGGCGCTGGCCATTGTTTCATTTTCGTGTACAGGCCCTATCGTTGGAACCCTTTTAGTGGAAGCCGCTTCCAAAGGAGGGATTGCCCCTTTTGTGGGAATGTTCGGTTTTTCATTGGCTCTGGCATTGCCCTTCGCACTTTTTGCGGCTTTCCCTGGGTGGATGAATTCACTTCCAAAGTCTGGCGGATGGCTAAACACCGTAAAAGTTTTTCTGGGCTTTTTGGAGTTGGCGCTGGCTTTTAAGTTTTTATCAAATGCAGATCTTGTACTTCAACTTCATTGGCTGGAAAGAGAAGTTTTCCTAGCTATTTGGATTGCTATTTTTGGTGCTTTGGCGTTGTATCTCTTCGGAAAAATAAAATTGCCCCACGACTCTCCCTTAACACATATTTCAGTGGGAAGATTGAGTCTTGGGCTTGTAGTTTTGGCATTTACTGTTTATATGGTGCCAGGCTTGTGGGGCGCTCCTTTGAAACTAATTAGCGGTTTCCCGCCAGCAATGAATTATAGCGAATCTCCATACGGGGTGGGCTACACAAAGTTAGGTAGTGGCGGTTCTTCCACAAATCAAGATTTTCCCGAAGGAGCATACTTAGGGCCACACGATATTATTTCATTTCATGATTATGAAGACGGTTTAGTCTATGCCAAAAAAGTGGGGAAACCTGTACTGATCGACTTTACAGGCCACGCTTGCGTAAACTGCCGAAAAATGGAAGAGCGTGTTTGGAGCGACCCTAAAATATTGAATCTGCTCAAGGAAGATATAGTGCTTATTTCACTGTATGTAGATGATAAACGACCGTTGCCCGATGGCGAAGAAATTGAATCAAAGATCTCTGGTAAGAAACTTCGATATATCGGTCAAAAATGGAGCGAATTCCAGATCCTAAAATACAAAGCAAACGCCCAGCCCTTCTACGTTTTAATGGACCATAATGAGGAAAATCTTGTTGAGCCTGTAGGTTACACCCCAGACATTGAGGAGTATTATGGATGGCTACAAAAAGGAGTGGGCGCCTTCAAAAAATAA
- a CDS encoding aminotransferase class V-fold PLP-dependent enzyme, whose translation MISSEEKLKTTALEKYFEPFRKNIVGIDQEFDSPFGKKKIIYTDWTASGRLYAPIEEKMLTEFGPFVANTHTETSVTGTAMTKAYHEARKIIKKHVNANENDVLITCESGMTGAINKFQRILGLKIPENIKPYTKIPDEIRPVIFVTHMEHHSNQTSWLETIGTVVVVPPNDDVLVCMKNFAETVEKYNDHPIKIAAVTGCSNVTGIQTPYHEIAKLMHQNGGLCFVDFACSAPYISINMHPEEEGAHLDAIFFSPHKFLGGPGSSGVLIFHNNLYKNTIPDNPGGGTVSWTNPWGNHKYIDDIETREDGGTPGFLQTIRTALSIKLKEKMGVDNILKREHELLDIIFEKLGDVPNLKILAPLTQDRLAVISFYIVDLHFNLGVKLLNDRFGIQTRGGCSCAGTYGHYLLHVDQETSNNITCEIDGGDLTHKPGWIRMSLHPTTTNVEVVYVCDSIKQLAENFVEWSNDYKYNSKSNEFFHQNEKPDNTMETWFAF comes from the coding sequence ATGATTTCTTCGGAAGAAAAATTGAAGACTACAGCATTGGAAAAGTATTTTGAACCTTTCCGAAAGAACATCGTGGGCATTGATCAAGAATTTGATTCTCCTTTCGGGAAAAAAAAAATAATCTATACCGACTGGACCGCCAGTGGTAGATTGTACGCTCCAATTGAAGAAAAAATGCTGACGGAGTTTGGCCCTTTTGTGGCAAATACCCACACCGAAACTTCGGTCACTGGCACAGCAATGACCAAAGCATATCACGAAGCACGAAAAATCATCAAAAAACATGTAAATGCCAATGAGAATGATGTTCTCATTACTTGCGAAAGTGGAATGACGGGCGCCATAAATAAGTTTCAGCGCATTTTAGGGTTAAAAATTCCTGAAAATATAAAACCCTACACTAAAATTCCTGATGAAATTAGACCGGTAATTTTTGTGACCCACATGGAGCATCACAGCAACCAGACTTCTTGGCTGGAAACAATTGGTACCGTGGTAGTGGTTCCACCAAATGACGATGTTTTGGTGTGTATGAAAAATTTTGCGGAAACCGTAGAAAAATATAATGACCACCCCATTAAAATTGCTGCCGTAACGGGCTGTTCAAATGTAACGGGAATTCAAACTCCCTACCACGAAATAGCAAAATTGATGCACCAAAATGGTGGGCTTTGTTTTGTAGATTTTGCCTGTTCTGCCCCCTATATTTCAATAAATATGCACCCTGAGGAAGAAGGTGCGCATTTGGACGCAATTTTCTTTTCCCCACATAAATTTTTAGGCGGACCAGGCTCTAGCGGCGTGCTTATTTTTCACAATAATCTTTATAAAAACACTATTCCCGACAATCCTGGCGGCGGTACTGTTTCGTGGACCAACCCCTGGGGAAACCACAAGTACATCGACGATATTGAAACCCGTGAAGATGGCGGAACTCCTGGTTTTCTGCAAACCATTCGCACGGCACTTTCCATTAAATTGAAAGAAAAAATGGGTGTCGATAATATTCTAAAACGTGAACATGAACTTTTGGATATTATATTTGAAAAGTTAGGAGACGTTCCAAACCTCAAAATTCTTGCACCCCTAACGCAAGACAGATTGGCTGTTATCAGTTTTTATATTGTTGATTTGCACTTCAATCTGGGTGTAAAATTGCTCAATGATCGTTTCGGAATACAAACCCGCGGTGGCTGCTCCTGCGCGGGTACGTATGGCCACTATTTGCTACACGTGGATCAAGAAACCTCGAACAACATTACTTGTGAAATTGATGGGGGCGACCTAACCCACAAACCGGGCTGGATTAGAATGTCTCTTCATCCAACTACTACCAATGTAGAAGTAGTATATGTTTGTGATTCCATAAAACAACTAGCAGAGAATTTTGTGGAATGGAGTAATGACTATAAATACAATTCCAAAAGCAACGAGTTTTTTCATCAAAACGAAAAACCTGACAATACCATGGAAACGTGGTTTGCTTTTTAA
- a CDS encoding 5-formyltetrahydrofolate cyclo-ligase, whose amino-acid sequence MEKQALRSKYKKLRQNLSEDSIEAMSLQIANQALKLPIWEKTYYHIFLPISEKKEVNTEYLMHILQGKDKSIVVSKADFSTGEMQHFLLQENTFLKTSEYGIPEPVSGIEISPDMIEVVFVPLLAYDVKGNRVGYGKGFYDRFLKKCNPKSLFIGLSFFEPEPEIIFNTNDVALNFCVSPQNILNFKNNPLSL is encoded by the coding sequence ATGGAAAAGCAGGCCCTCCGTTCAAAATATAAGAAACTTCGTCAAAATCTTTCCGAGGATTCCATTGAGGCAATGAGCCTTCAGATTGCGAACCAAGCCTTAAAGCTTCCAATTTGGGAAAAAACATACTACCATATTTTTCTTCCCATTTCCGAAAAAAAAGAAGTAAATACTGAATATTTGATGCATATTTTGCAGGGAAAGGACAAAAGTATTGTAGTTTCAAAAGCAGATTTTTCAACTGGGGAAATGCAGCATTTTCTGTTGCAGGAAAATACATTTTTAAAAACTTCAGAATATGGAATTCCCGAACCTGTTTCTGGCATTGAAATTTCACCAGATATGATTGAGGTTGTTTTTGTTCCATTGTTAGCTTACGATGTAAAAGGAAACCGGGTGGGATATGGAAAAGGATTTTATGATCGGTTTTTAAAAAAATGCAATCCCAAATCATTATTTATTGGTCTTTCCTTTTTTGAACCGGAACCCGAAATTATTTTTAACACCAATGATGTGGCCTTAAATTTTTGTGTATCCCCCCAAAACATATTGAATTTTAAAAATAACCCATTATCTTTATAA
- a CDS encoding DUF2752 domain-containing protein has protein sequence MEFLRDTNKIWKSALILLLFGGFFIVYFFYNPSENYFFIPCPFNYITGFFCPGCGSQRAIHLLLHGDVYGAFRFNPLMVLTLPILIYGVGITIANWIFGTRYRFMLFYSKLFVFGYFGVAILYWVLRNLPIYPFHLLAPTG, from the coding sequence GTGGAGTTTTTGCGGGATACTAACAAAATTTGGAAATCAGCCCTCATCCTTTTACTCTTTGGAGGCTTTTTTATTGTTTATTTTTTCTATAACCCGTCAGAAAATTATTTTTTTATTCCCTGCCCCTTTAATTATATAACTGGGTTTTTCTGCCCTGGTTGTGGTTCGCAACGAGCCATTCATTTATTACTTCACGGGGATGTGTATGGGGCATTCCGGTTTAACCCATTGATGGTATTGACCCTGCCAATTTTAATATATGGTGTAGGAATTACCATTGCCAATTGGATTTTTGGAACCCGGTACCGGTTTATGCTTTTTTACAGCAAACTATTTGTTTTTGGATATTTTGGAGTGGCTATCCTTTATTGGGTTCTTCGGAATTTACCAATTTATCCCTTCCATTTACTTGCTCCGACGGGATAG
- the ileS gene encoding isoleucine--tRNA ligase, translated as MSKKFKEYKGLDLPKLAEEVLNFWKEENIFEQSISIREGAKPFVFFEGPPSANGLPGIHHVMARAIKDIFCRYKTQKGFKVDRKAGWDTHGLPIELGVEKELGITKEDIGIKISVEEYNAACKKAVMRYTDVWNNLTERAGYWVDMEDPYVTYEPKYMETVWWLLKEIYNKNLIYKGYTIQPYSPKAGTGLSSHELNQPGTYQDITDTTVVAQFKAMAETLPDFLGEESNNIWFLAWTTTPWTLPSNTALTVGPKIDYVLVKTFNQYTFQPINVILAKNLVASQFAKNYEEKPNEEILESYKQGDKVIPYFIAKEFKGSDLVGIRYEQLLDYARPHDNPENAFRIIAGDFVTTEDGTGIVHTAPTFGADDAKVAKEAVPEIPPMLVKDENGNLVPLVDLQGKFRPEMKELAGKYVKNEYYDDADVPEKSVDVEIAIKLKTENKAFKVEKYLHSYPNCWRTDKPILYYPLDSWFIKVTEFRDRMFELNKEINWKPKATGEGRFGNWLANANDWNLSRSRYWGIPLPIWRTEDGKEEIIVGSVEELKTEMQKAVTAGFMEKDIFENFKPGDFSEENYANVDLHKNIVDKIILVSPSGKRMKREADLIDVWFDSGSMPYAQWHYPFENKEKVETTWRKADFIAEGVDQTRGWFYTLHAIATMIFDDIAYKNVVSNGLVLDKNGQKMSKRLGNAVDPFETLDVYGPDATRWYMISNANPWDNLKFDQDGISEVRNKFFGTLYNTYSFFSLYANLDNFEYLEEDLPLEKRPEIDRWILSELHTLIQKVDDYYADYEPTKATRAISEFVQENLSNWFVRLSRRRYWKGSYNDDKISAYQTLYTCLETVAKLGAPVAPFFMDRLYIDLTKGTAKDNKASVHLTDFPKADASFIDKKLEHKMQKAQTISSLVLSLRQREKIKVRQPLQKIMIPVLEDSEKEEILAVSDLIKSEVNVKEIELIDEGSGMLVKQIKPDFKALGPRFGKDMKAVAAAISAFDQKQIATLEKDGEISVSINEKNTILALADVIISSQDIEGWLVANADGVTVALDVTITPELRNEGISRELVNRIQNLRKDSGFEVTDKIEVSLQENEKLTEAVNQNLTYIKEETLTEVLQFQPQIDQGTEIVFDDIETRISIKKH; from the coding sequence ATGAGCAAGAAATTTAAAGAATATAAAGGTCTAGACCTCCCTAAACTGGCAGAAGAAGTACTCAATTTTTGGAAAGAAGAAAACATTTTTGAGCAGAGTATTTCCATTCGTGAAGGAGCAAAACCCTTTGTGTTTTTTGAAGGGCCTCCATCCGCAAACGGTTTACCAGGAATCCATCACGTTATGGCACGTGCCATCAAGGATATTTTTTGCCGTTACAAAACTCAAAAAGGGTTTAAAGTTGACAGGAAAGCAGGTTGGGATACGCATGGTTTGCCTATAGAGTTGGGCGTTGAAAAAGAGCTAGGCATAACCAAGGAAGACATCGGCATCAAGATTTCAGTGGAAGAATATAACGCAGCCTGTAAAAAAGCAGTAATGCGCTATACCGATGTTTGGAATAATCTTACCGAGCGTGCTGGCTATTGGGTAGATATGGAAGATCCCTACGTTACATACGAACCAAAATATATGGAAACCGTTTGGTGGCTTCTAAAGGAAATCTATAACAAGAATTTAATCTATAAAGGCTACACCATTCAGCCGTATTCACCAAAAGCGGGAACGGGCTTAAGCTCGCACGAACTCAATCAACCGGGAACCTATCAAGATATTACAGATACTACTGTGGTTGCACAGTTTAAGGCTATGGCAGAAACATTGCCAGATTTTTTAGGCGAAGAGTCAAACAATATTTGGTTTTTGGCTTGGACTACCACACCTTGGACATTGCCTAGTAATACGGCATTAACTGTGGGGCCAAAAATTGATTATGTTTTAGTGAAAACATTTAATCAATATACCTTTCAGCCCATAAATGTTATTTTGGCGAAAAATTTGGTTGCCAGCCAATTTGCAAAAAATTACGAGGAGAAGCCCAATGAAGAGATCCTCGAATCTTATAAGCAGGGAGATAAAGTAATTCCATATTTTATTGCGAAAGAATTCAAGGGTTCAGATTTAGTAGGAATTCGTTACGAACAGCTTTTGGATTATGCAAGACCACACGACAATCCCGAAAATGCTTTCAGAATAATTGCAGGCGATTTCGTGACTACCGAAGATGGAACTGGAATCGTACACACCGCACCAACCTTTGGTGCAGATGATGCCAAGGTTGCGAAAGAAGCCGTCCCGGAAATACCGCCCATGCTCGTAAAAGATGAAAACGGAAATTTAGTTCCGTTAGTTGATCTGCAAGGGAAATTCCGCCCGGAAATGAAAGAACTTGCCGGGAAGTATGTAAAAAACGAATATTACGACGATGCTGATGTTCCTGAAAAATCGGTTGACGTTGAAATAGCAATAAAATTAAAGACCGAGAACAAAGCATTCAAAGTTGAAAAATATTTGCACAGCTACCCAAATTGCTGGCGTACCGATAAACCGATATTATATTATCCGCTGGATTCATGGTTTATAAAAGTAACCGAGTTCCGTGATAGAATGTTCGAGCTTAACAAAGAAATAAACTGGAAACCAAAAGCAACCGGCGAAGGAAGATTTGGAAACTGGTTAGCGAATGCAAATGATTGGAACCTTTCGCGCTCCCGTTATTGGGGAATTCCGTTGCCCATTTGGAGAACGGAAGATGGTAAGGAAGAAATCATCGTTGGTTCTGTGGAAGAACTGAAAACCGAAATGCAGAAAGCTGTTACTGCTGGATTCATGGAGAAAGATATTTTTGAAAATTTCAAACCCGGCGATTTTTCCGAAGAAAACTATGCGAACGTTGATCTTCACAAAAATATAGTGGATAAAATTATCCTTGTTTCGCCAAGCGGAAAACGAATGAAGCGTGAGGCAGATTTGATAGATGTATGGTTTGACAGCGGAAGCATGCCCTATGCACAATGGCACTACCCTTTCGAAAACAAGGAAAAGGTTGAAACTACTTGGCGAAAAGCCGATTTTATCGCAGAAGGAGTGGACCAAACCCGGGGCTGGTTTTATACATTACATGCAATCGCAACGATGATTTTTGACGATATTGCTTACAAAAATGTAGTTTCCAATGGACTTGTATTGGACAAGAACGGACAGAAAATGAGCAAGCGCCTGGGCAATGCGGTAGATCCTTTTGAAACTTTGGATGTGTATGGCCCAGATGCAACACGCTGGTATATGATAAGCAATGCCAATCCGTGGGACAACTTGAAATTTGACCAAGACGGCATTTCGGAAGTGCGCAATAAATTCTTCGGAACCTTATACAATACTTACAGTTTTTTTAGCCTTTACGCCAATCTAGATAATTTTGAGTATCTTGAGGAAGACCTTCCGCTGGAAAAACGCCCAGAAATTGACCGTTGGATACTTTCAGAATTGCACACCCTCATCCAAAAAGTAGATGATTATTACGCAGACTATGAGCCGACCAAGGCCACCCGTGCAATTTCAGAGTTTGTACAGGAAAATCTGAGCAACTGGTTTGTTCGCTTAAGCCGAAGAAGATATTGGAAGGGCAGCTATAATGACGATAAGATTTCAGCTTACCAAACCCTTTATACTTGTTTGGAAACCGTTGCGAAACTTGGTGCTCCCGTAGCTCCCTTTTTTATGGATAGACTTTACATAGATTTAACAAAGGGGACAGCAAAAGATAATAAAGCTTCGGTACATTTGACCGATTTTCCAAAGGCAGACGCTTCGTTCATTGATAAAAAATTGGAACACAAGATGCAGAAAGCACAAACAATATCTTCCTTGGTGCTTTCGTTACGACAAAGAGAGAAGATAAAAGTGCGCCAGCCGCTTCAAAAAATCATGATTCCTGTTTTGGAAGATTCAGAAAAGGAAGAAATTTTAGCGGTTTCAGATTTAATTAAGAGCGAAGTAAACGTAAAGGAAATAGAACTGATAGATGAAGGTTCGGGCATGCTGGTAAAGCAGATAAAACCAGATTTTAAAGCCCTGGGCCCGCGTTTTGGAAAAGATATGAAAGCCGTGGCGGCAGCCATTTCAGCCTTTGACCAAAAACAAATTGCCACTTTGGAAAAAGATGGGGAAATATCAGTTTCTATTAACGAAAAAAATACTATTTTGGCGCTCGCTGACGTGATTATAAGTTCGCAGGATATTGAGGGCTGGTTGGTTGCAAATGCAGACGGAGTTACTGTGGCACTGGATGTTACCATAACCCCGGAGTTACGAAATGAAGGGATATCCCGTGAATTGGTAAACAGGATACAAAACCTGAGAAAAGACAGCGGTTTTGAAGTAACTGACAAAATAGAGGTCAGTCTTCAGGAAAACGAAAAACTGACGGAGGCGGTAAACCAAAACCTGACCTATATAAAAGAAGAGACATTAACGGAAGTTTTGCAATTTCAGCCACAAATTGACCAAGGAACAGAAATTGTATTTGACGATATTGAAACACGTATAAGCATTAAAAAACATTAG
- a CDS encoding DUF6268 family outer membrane beta-barrel protein: MKKLLLLTFLFSFSLSAQEYVDLFRVGYGQTFNNDFEGTDSSTYVKFFDVGFTFPVVLNENHALITGADFSRNNLQLFPEAEYTSLYSTNLKLGLASTWSEKWSSTIVLLPKIASDYKNISGNDFYLGGFALLKLKKNENLKYRFGVYASQEAFGLFTTPILGWYYLSPNKRFEMDMSLPISADISYNLGITTVGMDYFGIGRSYKVHYENLSTLYADLSSLEFAGYLQFNTLEESVLLRAKLGYSSNNYEMYADGEKMDLGVSAFSFGDNRTQLNPSLNGGVFFKLEAIYRFHIKKKSETDTPVSN, encoded by the coding sequence TTGAAAAAACTCCTACTTCTCACTTTCCTATTTTCTTTTAGTCTTTCTGCACAGGAATATGTAGATCTTTTTCGCGTTGGCTACGGACAAACGTTCAACAATGATTTTGAAGGAACCGACAGTAGTACTTATGTGAAGTTTTTCGATGTGGGTTTCACGTTTCCGGTGGTGCTTAATGAAAATCACGCCTTGATTACTGGAGCAGATTTCAGTAGAAACAATCTGCAACTTTTCCCCGAGGCTGAATATACCAGTTTGTACAGCACAAACTTAAAGCTGGGCTTAGCTTCCACTTGGTCTGAAAAATGGAGCAGTACTATTGTTCTGCTACCAAAAATAGCTTCAGATTATAAAAATATTTCGGGAAATGATTTTTATTTGGGTGGCTTCGCTTTGCTAAAACTGAAGAAAAATGAAAATCTTAAATACCGCTTTGGCGTGTATGCCTCACAAGAGGCTTTCGGCCTTTTTACTACTCCAATTTTAGGCTGGTACTACTTGAGTCCAAACAAACGCTTTGAAATGGACATGAGCTTACCTATTTCAGCAGATATTAGTTATAACCTTGGCATCACTACCGTTGGGATGGACTATTTTGGCATTGGACGAAGCTATAAGGTGCACTACGAAAATCTTTCCACGCTTTATGCTGACCTCAGCTCTTTGGAATTTGCAGGCTATCTGCAGTTTAATACTTTGGAAGAAAGTGTTTTGCTGCGCGCAAAGCTGGGCTATTCCAGCAATAATTATGAAATGTATGCTGATGGGGAAAAAATGGATTTGGGCGTTTCCGCTTTTAGTTTTGGTGATAACCGAACCCAGTTGAATCCTTCACTAAACGGCGGAGTTTTTTTTAAATTGGAAGCAATTTATAGATTTCATATCAAGAAAAAATCTGAAACTGATACGCCTGTTTCAAATTAA